One window from the genome of Anaerolineae bacterium encodes:
- a CDS encoding CTP synthase encodes MTKYIFCTGGVVSSVGKGITVASIGRILKSRGFSVSVQKLDPYINVDPGTMSPYQHGEVFVTEDGAETDLDLGHYERFIDENLSRSSNVTTGQIYAEVIAKERRGDFLGGTIQVIPHITNQIKWSIGRVTREFQPDVQIVEVGGTVGDIEGLPFLEAIRQMRKDVGRENTLYVHVTFLPYIGATGELKTKPTQHSVRELRSIGIQPDIIVARSDYPVDDGLREKIALFCDVEPEAVIPLLTAETVYEVPVLLEELGMGDLLVKKLGLPAREADLSAWRALVEEIKRPKPPIEVGLVGKYVQLQDAYISVREALRHAGVALNRDVQIRWIDSEQLERRRDLSVLEGLDGIVVPGGFGYRGIEGKIIAARYAREHKIPYLGLCLGMQVMVIELARHIVGNDLPNSTEFDVSTPYPVIDLMADQRDLAEMGGTMRLGVYPCYLKPGTKAAEAYGNVEVVMERHRHRFELNNAFRDMLSKGGMVFSGVSPGDKLVEIAELADHPWMVGSQFHPEFKSRPNRPHPLFVGFIRAAIRYREQRLGQAEAAPAASQPAS; translated from the coding sequence AGAAACTGGACCCCTACATCAACGTGGACCCGGGCACCATGTCGCCCTATCAGCACGGCGAGGTGTTCGTCACCGAGGACGGCGCGGAAACCGACCTGGACCTGGGCCACTATGAGCGGTTCATTGACGAGAACCTGTCCCGTTCCTCCAATGTGACCACCGGTCAGATTTACGCGGAGGTGATCGCCAAGGAGCGGCGCGGCGATTTCCTGGGCGGCACCATCCAGGTCATCCCGCACATCACCAATCAGATCAAATGGAGTATTGGGCGGGTCACCCGGGAGTTTCAGCCCGACGTCCAGATCGTCGAAGTGGGCGGCACGGTGGGTGACATCGAAGGTCTGCCCTTCCTGGAGGCCATCCGCCAGATGCGCAAGGATGTGGGGCGGGAAAACACCCTCTATGTGCATGTCACATTTTTGCCCTATATCGGCGCCACCGGCGAACTGAAGACCAAACCGACCCAGCACAGCGTGCGCGAACTGCGCAGTATCGGCATCCAGCCGGATATCATCGTGGCGCGCTCGGATTACCCGGTGGACGACGGCCTGCGGGAGAAGATCGCCCTGTTCTGTGACGTAGAGCCGGAGGCGGTCATCCCCCTGCTGACGGCGGAGACCGTTTATGAGGTGCCGGTCCTGTTGGAAGAGCTGGGCATGGGGGATCTGCTGGTGAAGAAGCTGGGCCTGCCGGCGCGCGAGGCGGATTTGAGCGCCTGGCGCGCGCTGGTGGAGGAGATCAAGCGCCCCAAGCCGCCGATCGAGGTCGGCCTGGTGGGGAAATATGTCCAGCTCCAAGACGCCTACATCAGCGTGCGGGAGGCGCTCAGGCATGCCGGCGTCGCTCTCAACCGCGACGTCCAGATCCGCTGGATCGATTCGGAGCAGTTAGAGCGCCGGCGCGATCTGAGCGTGCTGGAGGGGCTGGACGGCATCGTGGTGCCCGGCGGCTTCGGCTACCGCGGCATCGAGGGGAAAATTATAGCCGCTCGCTACGCGCGCGAGCATAAAATCCCCTATCTCGGCCTGTGCCTGGGCATGCAGGTCATGGTTATCGAGCTGGCGCGCCACATCGTCGGCAATGATCTGCCCAACAGCACTGAGTTCGACGTCTCCACCCCGTACCCGGTCATTGACTTGATGGCGGACCAGCGCGATCTGGCCGAGATGGGCGGCACCATGCGCCTGGGGGTGTATCCCTGTTACCTCAAGCCCGGCACGAAAGCGGCGGAGGCCTACGGCAATGTGGAAGTCGTCATGGAGCGCCACCGCCACCGCTTTGAGCTGAACAACGCTTTCCGCGATATGCTCAGCAAGGGCGGCATGGTCTTTTCGGGCGTGTCCCCGGGGGATAAGCTGGTGGAGATTGCCGAGCTGGCAGATCACCCCTGGATGGTGGGCAGTCAGTTCCATCCGGAGTTCAAATCGCGCCCCAACCGCCCACACCCGCTGTTCGTAGGGTTCATCCGGGCGGCGATCCGCTATCGGGAACAGCGTTTGGGGCAGGCGGAAGCGGCGCCGGCCGCTTCCCAGCCGGCCTCCTGA